In Geopsychrobacter electrodiphilus DSM 16401, a single window of DNA contains:
- a CDS encoding PQQ-binding-like beta-propeller repeat protein — MFILMPLLLLLAGCAMPHTPSEKLLLQGKVLLKTETLWQGEILVDGEVTVAHGVTLTIAPGTNVRFVRRDKDRDGLGDATIIVKGSLVATGTEQLPIRFLSAESNPQPADWLEIRSDFAKQLLFDWCEFRDSAYTLHAHFSRGHIRNSYIHHNIDGCRLGRSRFLVQHNLVEYNRGKGINFRDSEVTLVDNIIRNNGAGIFLFEKPGKSVISRNNIYHNGLNLQLGDFFAENISVSDNWWGSSDPQMIENVIYDHIDDPELGRVTIRPRSTWLFGAGVQHSAQLQFIWKVPTDGFVDSSPVSVDGKIYFASWDGGLRAVDASGSVLWSAESGDVIDGGLLVDDDQLYFQNWSRKLFQVHLTDGLIRQVYEYPGSPADDHRQAGLGMTDKLILLPAWNGMLFAFDRQTLIKKWQYDAGMPLRAAPLVHSGMIFQGSGNNVLHVLNSDGSLLWKRSFTSPLLTTTSLELDNLFILEKSGVLTALGPRGDLLWRLTLGETCFYSAPLISGHAVYVVTAVGTLWKIDTASGEVIWKRSLGAPVYASPVLSTAGLLVGDNSGNLHLIESDSGRILATFQTGGPIQSRVLVAGNRLYFGSRDQNLYAIRLIKGGDSASD; from the coding sequence ATGTTTATTCTTATGCCGCTGCTGTTACTGCTCGCCGGATGTGCTATGCCTCATACCCCGAGCGAGAAGTTACTCTTGCAGGGCAAAGTTTTATTGAAAACGGAAACATTGTGGCAGGGTGAAATCCTTGTCGACGGTGAGGTGACGGTCGCGCATGGGGTAACTCTAACGATTGCACCGGGAACCAATGTCCGGTTTGTACGTCGTGATAAGGATCGTGATGGACTTGGCGATGCGACGATCATTGTCAAGGGAAGCCTTGTCGCTACTGGAACTGAGCAGCTTCCCATCCGTTTTCTGTCGGCCGAATCAAATCCGCAGCCAGCGGACTGGCTGGAAATTCGAAGTGATTTCGCCAAGCAACTGTTATTTGATTGGTGTGAATTCCGCGACAGTGCCTATACCCTCCACGCGCATTTCTCACGTGGTCACATACGGAACAGCTACATTCATCATAATATTGATGGCTGTCGGCTGGGTCGCTCTCGTTTCCTGGTTCAGCATAATCTGGTTGAGTACAATCGTGGCAAGGGGATTAATTTTAGAGATTCAGAAGTAACTTTGGTTGATAACATTATCCGTAATAACGGGGCCGGGATTTTCCTGTTCGAAAAGCCGGGCAAATCAGTCATTTCCCGAAACAACATTTATCATAACGGCCTCAATTTGCAGCTTGGGGATTTCTTTGCGGAAAACATCTCGGTTTCTGACAACTGGTGGGGTAGTTCCGATCCACAAATGATTGAAAACGTCATTTACGATCACATTGACGATCCCGAGCTTGGACGCGTAACGATCAGGCCCCGATCCACTTGGCTCTTTGGTGCCGGGGTCCAACATAGTGCTCAGCTGCAATTTATCTGGAAAGTCCCGACCGATGGCTTTGTTGATAGTTCACCGGTTAGCGTGGATGGCAAAATTTATTTTGCCTCATGGGACGGTGGGCTCCGGGCTGTAGATGCTTCAGGTTCAGTTTTATGGAGCGCCGAATCTGGAGATGTTATTGATGGTGGTCTGCTGGTTGATGATGACCAGCTATATTTTCAAAACTGGAGTCGGAAACTATTTCAGGTCCATTTAACCGATGGGTTGATCCGTCAAGTTTATGAATATCCCGGAAGTCCCGCCGATGATCATCGGCAGGCGGGGCTGGGAATGACTGATAAATTAATTTTGCTGCCGGCCTGGAATGGAATGCTGTTCGCTTTCGATCGTCAGACCTTGATCAAAAAATGGCAGTATGATGCCGGCATGCCCTTAAGGGCGGCTCCTTTGGTTCATTCTGGCATGATCTTTCAAGGGAGTGGAAACAATGTCCTGCATGTTTTGAATTCCGACGGGTCCTTACTGTGGAAAAGGTCATTTACCTCCCCCTTACTTACAACCACGTCTCTTGAATTGGACAATCTATTTATATTGGAAAAGTCAGGGGTTTTGACCGCCCTTGGACCTCGTGGTGATCTTCTCTGGCGTCTGACTCTTGGCGAAACCTGCTTTTACTCGGCCCCGCTTATTTCTGGGCACGCCGTGTATGTTGTTACTGCGGTGGGTACGCTATGGAAAATAGATACAGCCTCTGGCGAGGTGATATGGAAACGCTCTTTAGGTGCACCGGTTTATGCTTCTCCTGTTTTGAGTACCGCCGGACTACTCGTTGGGGATAATTCCGGAAACTTGCATTTAATCGAGTCCGATAGCGGGCGAATTCTGGCAACATTTCAGACGGGCGGCCCGATTCAATCGCGCGTCCTGGTGGCAGGGAACCGTCTCTATTTCGGTAGTCGTGACCAGAATCTGTATGCCATAAGGTTGATCAAGGGAGGGGATAGCGCTAGTGACTAA